Proteins from one Gasterosteus aculeatus chromosome 11, fGasAcu3.hap1.1, whole genome shotgun sequence genomic window:
- the arhgap23a gene encoding rho GTPase-activating protein 23 isoform X5: MWALRDADLKKPRAAMPAAMLPCPSPAGPDWSFQNPVGVDCSSPEPRCIWLAVLRGATSSVQRATPPAMPAEHGQKRLHPGGKGRRDGLSSAGDNPRPPMATRPGREGVGVGWKGPRTLVLHKNSLGFGFTLRHFIVYPPESALHTNLKDEENGNAKGYQKGRLEPMDTIFVKSVREKGPAHQAGLCTGDRLVKVNGESVLGKTYSQVIALIQNSESVLELSIMPKDEDVLQLVSAYSQDAYLTGNEPYAGGAEYLPPPPPLCYPPTKATTPAGAPSPGSMCQNQLDNWGRWPSSSSPSSPLDNRSAVGSPASWQEGRAGEPGGVGHSSPAHRTEEIQYGMTSQQPQGQTRGRSYSSSSSSGGPLPSPLQVHYSNHHAASSSHAQPRKSGSARTGPPQPQVSHGHTERRQQALSEWYHNQAPERSGRNMQSRHRSFSQDRLSDSRRQQQQRSGGWPHSASQDTLLLLQQSGPGPQGEPYWSYGDWEGAPGRATNYTRTRSENLLAQYGGHGRSLETLDRAAAGLVSPHFERPSWPQQAPQPPPRTDAHPRQGNHYGAAQAPPMPRHTPSHSKHHPQTQTQAHHQAQSQQVAPQSRRLPTGQSMDDQPVGYRSYSPSFYRKTGRIMQQAHSFRDPSYSGPHMNWNPTPKTSPPEGTASPLAASAASHLASSTPESQDKAYRPTNHERERGPVEGQAEAAAAAQTQEVVLRQKPPTGRRNAHGMRHPHYALPMDGLEPSLFSPDPQDAATAPGAPRKPNGNLAPLPIEDDSLASIPFIGSIKPGRRSSYLLAIPTERSKSCDEGLNTFREEGRVFTRLPKRVKSFFTDGSLDNLGTAEEVRSKRHSTSELGNITYSDVLREGWLHFKQILTEKGKKVGSGMRPWKRVFSVLRSNSLFLYKDKREAVLRGAAVGGAAEDEQPISIRGCLVDIAYSETKRKHALRLTTQDFCEYLLQAEDREDMLDWIKVIRENSKTDSEELGLSRQALINKRLNDYRKQSPTGSKPDSSPRMSRMKPPFLQAKMENATGAPRSPKQEGKDESAPPKSPWGINIMKKTKKAGPKAFGVRLEDCQPGVINKFIPLIVEICCGLVEDMGLEYTGIYRVPGNNAMVSALQDQLNKGCDINPAEEKWQDLNVVSSLLKSFFRKLPEPLFTNDKYNDFIDANRMDSTSDRLKTMKKLIRDLPDYYYHTLKFLVVHLKTVADSSDKNKMEPRNLALVFGPTLVRTSEDNMKDMVTHMPDRYKIVETLIQHCNWFFTEEQDKDEKTPVDTQDVQPAPNIDHLLPNIGRTGEASDSTNSDSAKSKGSWGSKKDLSPKDFLTLSIMSAVTGRKRRKHARRFGSSTDDDSEHEPIKAGHVGAEEEEEEEAGSPLGDTAPRAEGEEDEDEEEEEDEEVVDSGAKEEMQADIPGRPRREDEEEGGEEEAGGRPPAALLREEEARVEVKAPAWKAPEDARSIVSGYSTLSTLGRSLGSEGRGGDADDEHSELVSETDNESGFASRSLTQERPDKHPAASDKHPAAPANAQAAPRSFLYTRYKSPVPSPGNLLATPAAPTPEAADRGEGGARSVTPTSSSSSATTHRLHSRPSFNSHKLIQCDTLARKKLKSEKGKARSPDLPELSGADGAVPGARGAPKGRRESSRTNPSSGSSQESLARPKPSLPPSEAASFAPSGPGGRSLAEHVRARLMGSADDLRIVGLRKPLSPETRRKRRAWRRHTVVASPTEVSDKRPQLTVSDFPLSPITQSQVKTAGPPRESDGLDQGPAARHSSTSRFHQYL; this comes from the exons GATGAGGAGAACGGTAACGCTAAGG GGTACCAGAAAGGTCGACTGGAGCCGATGGACACCATATTTGTGAAGAGTGTGAGGGAAAAAGGGCCGGCCCATCAGGCGGGCTTGTGCACAG GGGATCGGCTGGTGAAAGTGAACGGAGAGAGTGTTCTGGGAAAGACGTACTCGCAGGTGATAGCCCTCATTCAGAACAG TGAAAGTGTGTTGGAACTCTCCATTATGCCAAAGGATGAAGACGTGCTTCAGTTGGTAAGT gCGTACTCCCAGGATGCCTACCTGACGGGCAACGAGCCCTACGCAGGGGGAGCCGAGTACCTCCCACCACCGCCTCCCCTCTGTTACCCGCCCACCAAGGCCACGACCCCGGCTGGAGCCCCCTCGCCTGGCTCCATGTGCCAGAACCAGCTGGATAATTGGGGTCGCTGGCCAAGCTCTTCCAGCCCCTCTTCGCCCCTGGACAACCGCTCCGCCGTGGGCAGCCCCGCCAGCTGGCAGGAAGGACGGGCAGGAGAGCCGGGCGGCGTGGGTCACAGCAGCCCGGCCCACCGCACGGAGGAGATCCAGTACGGCATGACCAGCCAGCAGCCTCAGGGGCAGACCAGGGGCCGCTCCTACTCTTCGTCGTCCTCGTCAGGAGGCCCTTTGCCCAGCCCGCTGCAAGTCCACTACTCAAACCACCACGCCGCCAGCTCCTCCCACGCTCAGCCGCGCAAGTCCGGCTCGGCCCGGACCGGTCCCCCCCAGCCCCAGGTCAGCCATGGCCACACCGAGCGCCGCCAGCAGGCCCTCTCCGAGTGGTACCACAACCAGGCCCCCGAGCGCTCAGGCCGCAACATGCAGAGCCGCCACCGCAGCTTCTCTCAGGACCGGCTCAGTGATtcgaggaggcagcagcagcagcggtcgGGCGGGTGGCCGCACAGCGCCTCCCAGGACACGCTGCTGTTACTGCAGCAGTCGGGACCGGGGCCGCAGGGAGAGCCCTACTGGTCGTACGGAGATTGGGAGGGGGCCCCGGGCAGGGCCACTAACTACACCCGAACGCGCTCCGAAAACCTGCTGGCGCAGTACGGTGGCCACGGCCGCTCGTTGGAGACGCTGGACCGAGCGGCAGCCGGACTGGTCTCGCCTCATTTCGAGAGGCCCTCGTGGCCCCAGCAGGCTCCGCAGCCGCCCCCCAGGACTGACGCCCACCCGAGGCAGGGGAACCATTACGGTGCGGCGCAAGCTCCCCCGATGCCCCGACACACACCGTCGCATTCTAAACACCACCCCCAGACTCAAACCCAGGCCCACCACCAGGCTCAGTCCCAGCAGGTGGCCCCGCAGAGCAGGCGGCTCCCGACTGGGCAGAGCATGGACGACCAGCCGGTGGGCTACCGCAGCTACAGCCCCTCTTTTTACCGCAAGACGGGTCGCATCATGCAGCAAGCGCACTCTTTCAGGGACCCTTCGTACTCCGGCCCTCACATGAACTGGAACCCAACGCCTAAGACGAGCCCACCAGAAGGCACCGCGTCCCCCCTCGCCGCCTCTGCCGCGTCCCACCTCGCCTCTTCCACCCCCGAATCCCAGGACAAAGCGTACCGGCCGACGAACCACGAGAGGGAACGAGGGCCGGTGGAGGGGCaagcggaggcggcggcggcggcacaaACCCAGGAAGTGGTGCTGAGGCAGAAACCCCCCACCGGGCGAAGGAACGCCCACGGCATGCGTCACCCCCACTACGCGCTGCCCATGGACGGGCTAGAACCCTCTTTGTTTTCGCCTGACCCCCAGGACGCGGCTACGGCCCCGGGAGCCCCACGGAAACCCAATGGCaacctcgcccccctccccatagAGGACGACTCCCTGGCCTCGATCCCCTTCATAG GCAGTATTAAACCCGGTCGCCGTTCCTCCTATCTTCTAGCCATCCCCACCGAGCGCTCCAAGTCGTGTGACGAAGGACTCAACACGTTCAGAGAGGAAGGACGAGTCTTCAC GAGGCTACCAAAGAGAGTGAAGAGTTTCTTCACAGATGGG TCTCTGGACAACCTCGGTACAGCGGAGGAGGTTAGATCCAAACGCCACTCCACCTCAGAGCTGGGAAACATAACGTACAGCGATGTGCTGCGGGAAGGATGGCTGCACTTCAAACAAATCCTCACGGAGAAGGGCAAG AAGGTGGGCAGCGGAATGCGTCCGTGGAAGCGAGTCTTTTCCGTGCTGCGCTCCAATTCGCTGTTCCTCTACAAGGACAAGAGGGAGGCGGTGCTCCGCGGGGCCGCGGTCGGGGGCGCGGCCGAGGACGAGCAGCCCATCAGCATCCGGGGCTGCCTGGTGGACATCGCGTACAGCGAGACCAAGCGAAAGCACGCCCTGCGCCTCACCACCCAGGACTTCTGTGAGTACCTGCTTCAGGCCGAGGACCGGGAGGACATGCTGGACTGGATAAAGGTCATAAGGGAGAACAGCAAGACTGACAGCGAG GAGCTCGGTTTATCCAGACAGGCCCTGATCAATAAGAGGCTGAATGATTACAGGAAGCAGAG TCCGACGGGCAGCAAGCCCGACTCCTCTCCCAGGATGTCCCGCATGAAGCCGCCCTTCCTGCAGGCCAAGATGGAAAACGCCACGGGGGCACCACGTTCCCCCAAACAGGAGGGCAAAG ATGAGAGCGCCCCCCCGAAGTCCCCGTGGGGAATCAACATCatgaagaagacaaagaaggCCGGGCCCAAAGCTTTCGGCGTGCGGCTGGAGGATTGCCAGCCGGGCGTGATAAACAAG TTCATCCCGTTGATCGTGGAGATCTGCTGCGGCCTGGTGGAGGACATGGGTCTGGAGTACACAGGAATATACCGGGTCCCGGGGAACAACGCCATGGTGTCGGCGCTCCAGGATCAGCTCAACAAGGGATGCGACATCAACCCCGCAGAGGAA AAGTGGCAAGACCTCAACGTCGTCAGCAGTCTACTCAAATCCTTCTTCAGGAAACTTCCAGAGCCGCTCTTCACTAACG ACAAGTACAACGACTTCATCGACGCCAACCGGATGGACAGCACATCAGACAGACTGAAGACCATGAAGAAACTG ATCCGAGACCTCCCAGATTATTATTACCACACTCTGAAGTTCCTGGTTGTTCACCTGAAGACCGTAGCCGACAGCTCGGATAAAAACAAG aTGGAGCCCCGTAACCTGGCTCTGGTGTTCGGGCCGACTCTGGTTCGGACGTCTGAAGACAACATGAAAGATATGGTCACGCACATGCCCGACCGCTACAAGATAGTTGAGACGCTCATCCAACAT TGCAACTGGTTTTTCACTGAAGAGCAAGACAAGGACGAAAAG ACGCCGGTGGACACGCAGGACGTGCAGCCCGCCCCCAACATCGACCACCTGCTGCCCAACATCGGCAGGACCGGGGAGGCCTCAG ACTCAACCAACAGTGACTCGGCTAAATCAAAG GGCTCTTGGGGGTCAAAGAAGGACCTTTCACCCAAAGACTTCTTGACTCTGTCCATCATGTCGGCCGTTACGGGCCGCAAACGCAGGAAGCACGCCCGCCGCTTTGGTAGCAGCACCGATGACGACTCCGAGCACGAGCCAATCAAAGCCGGACATGtaggggcggaggaggaggaggaggaggaggcgggctcCCCTTTGGGAGACACTGCCCCCCGagcggagggagaggaggacgaggatgaagaagaagaggaagacgaggaagtTGTTGACAGCGGAGCGAAAGAGGAGATGCAGGCGGATATTCCCGGCCGGCCGCGCcgtgaagacgaggaggagggaggcgaggaggaggcaggaggaagaCCACCAGCCGCGTTGTTGCGCGAGGAGGAGGCgcgggtggaggtgaaggcTCCGGCGTGGAAAGCCCCGGAGGACGCTCGCTCCATCGTCTCCGGTTACTCCACGCTCTCCACGTTGGGCCGCAGCCTGGGGTCGGAGGGCAGGGGGGGCGACGCCGACGACGAGCACAGCGAGCTGGTGAGCGAGACGGACAACGAGAGCGGCTTCGCCTCGCGCTCCCTCACCCAGGAGAGGCCCGACAAGCACCCGGCGGCGTCCGACAAGCACCCGGCGGCGCCCGCCAACGCCCAGGCGGCCCCGCGCAGCTTCCTCTACACGCGCTACAaatcccccgtcccctcccccgGCAACCTGCTCGCCACGCCGGCCGCGCCCACGCCGGAGGCGGCGGATCGGGGCGAGGGAGGGGCGCGGTCGGTCACTCCcacgtcgtcgtcctcctccgccaCAACTCACAGGCTGCACTCCAGGCCGTCCTTCAACTCCCACAAGCTGATCCAGTGCGACACTCTGGCCCGGAAGAAGCTGAAGTCGGAGAAGGGCAAGGCGCGCTCCCCGGACCTGCCGGAGCTGTCCGGCGCCGACGGGGCCGTCCCCGGGGCCCGCGGCGCCCccaaagggaggagggagagctcTAGGACCAACCCCTCCTCGGGCAGCAGCCAGGAGAGCCTGGCCCGGCCCAAGCCCTCGCTGCCGCCCAGCGAGGCCGCCTCCTTCGCCCCGAGCGGCCCCGGCGGCCGGTCCCTGGCGGAGCACGTCCGGGCCCGCCTGATGGGCTCGGCCGACGACCTGCGCATCGTGGGACTGCGGAAGCCTCTGTCCCCGGAGACGCGCAGGAAGAGACGGGCCTGGCGCAGACACACCGTGGTGGCCTCGCCGACGGAGGTCTCTGACAAGAGACCCCAGCTGACTGTCAGCGacttccccctctcccccatcaCTCAGAGCCAGGTGAAAACTGCGGGGCCGCCGCGGGAGTCCGACGGGCTCGACCAAGGACCGGCGGCACGCCACTCGTCCACCTCGAGATTCCACCAGTATCTGTGA
- the arhgap23a gene encoding rho GTPase-activating protein 23 isoform X9, with protein sequence MWALRDADLKKPRAAMPAAMLPCPSPAGPDWSFQNPVGVDCSSPEPRCIWLAVLRGATSSVQRATPPAMPAEHGQKRLHPGGKGRRDGLSSAGDNPRPPMATRPGREGVGVGWKGPRTLVLHKNSLGFGFTLRHFIVYPPESALHTNLKDEENGNAKGYQKGRLEPMDTIFVKSVREKGPAHQAGLCTGDRLVKVNGESVLGKTYSQVIALIQNSESVLELSIMPKDEDVLQLVSAYSQDAYLTGNEPYAGGAEYLPPPPPLCYPPTKATTPAGAPSPGSMCQNQLDNWGRWPSSSSPSSPLDNRSAVGSPASWQEGRAGEPGGVGHSSPAHRTEEIQYGMTSQQPQGQTRGRSYSSSSSSGGPLPSPLQVHYSNHHAASSSHAQPRKSGSARTGPPQPQVSHGHTERRQQALSEWYHNQAPERSGRNMQSRHRSFSQDRLSDSRRQQQQRSGGWPHSASQDTLLLLQQSGPGPQGEPYWSYGDWEGAPGRATNYTRTRSENLLAQYGGHGRSLETLDRAAAGLVSPHFERPSWPQQAPQPPPRTDAHPRQGNHYGAAQAPPMPRHTPSHSKHHPQTQTQAHHQAQSQQVAPQSRRLPTGQSMDDQPVGYRSYSPSFYRKTGRIMQQAHSFRDPSYSGPHMNWNPTPKTSPPEGTASPLAASAASHLASSTPESQDKAYRPTNHERERGPVEGQAEAAAAAQTQEVVLRQKPPTGRRNAHGMRHPHYALPMDGLEPSLFSPDPQDAATAPGAPRKPNGNLAPLPIEDDSLASIPFIAIPTERSKSCDEGLNTFREEGRVFTRLPKRVKSFFTDGSLDNLGTAEEVRSKRHSTSELGNITYSDVLREGWLHFKQILTEKGKKVGSGMRPWKRVFSVLRSNSLFLYKDKREAVLRGAAVGGAAEDEQPISIRGCLVDIAYSETKRKHALRLTTQDFCEYLLQAEDREDMLDWIKVIRENSKTDSEELGLSRQALINKRLNDYRKQSPTGSKPDSSPRMSRMKPPFLQAKMENATGAPRSPKQEGKDESAPPKSPWGINIMKKTKKAGPKAFGVRLEDCQPGVINKFIPLIVEICCGLVEDMGLEYTGIYRVPGNNAMVSALQDQLNKGCDINPAEEKWQDLNVVSSLLKSFFRKLPEPLFTNDKYNDFIDANRMDSTSDRLKTMKKLIRDLPDYYYHTLKFLVVHLKTVADSSDKNKMEPRNLALVFGPTLVRTSEDNMKDMVTHMPDRYKIVETLIQHCNWFFTEEQDKDEKTPVDTQDVQPAPNIDHLLPNIGRTGEASDSTNSDSAKSKGSWGSKKDLSPKDFLTLSIMSAVTGRKRRKHARRFGSSTDDDSEHEPIKAGHVGAEEEEEEEAGSPLGDTAPRAEGEEDEDEEEEEDEEVVDSGAKEEMQADIPGRPRREDEEEGGEEEAGGRPPAALLREEEARVEVKAPAWKAPEDARSIVSGYSTLSTLGRSLGSEGRGGDADDEHSELVSETDNESGFASRSLTQERPDKHPAASDKHPAAPANAQAAPRSFLYTRYKSPVPSPGNLLATPAAPTPEAADRGEGGARSVTPTSSSSSATTHRLHSRPSFNSHKLIQCDTLARKKLKSEKGKARSPDLPELSGADGAVPGARGAPKGRRESSRTNPSSGSSQESLARPKPSLPPSEAASFAPSGPGGRSLAEHVRARLMGSADDLRIVGLRKPLSPETRRKRRAWRRHTVVASPTEVSDKRPQLTVSDFPLSPITQSQVKTAGPPRESDGLDQGPAARHSSTSRFHQYL encoded by the exons GATGAGGAGAACGGTAACGCTAAGG GGTACCAGAAAGGTCGACTGGAGCCGATGGACACCATATTTGTGAAGAGTGTGAGGGAAAAAGGGCCGGCCCATCAGGCGGGCTTGTGCACAG GGGATCGGCTGGTGAAAGTGAACGGAGAGAGTGTTCTGGGAAAGACGTACTCGCAGGTGATAGCCCTCATTCAGAACAG TGAAAGTGTGTTGGAACTCTCCATTATGCCAAAGGATGAAGACGTGCTTCAGTTGGTAAGT gCGTACTCCCAGGATGCCTACCTGACGGGCAACGAGCCCTACGCAGGGGGAGCCGAGTACCTCCCACCACCGCCTCCCCTCTGTTACCCGCCCACCAAGGCCACGACCCCGGCTGGAGCCCCCTCGCCTGGCTCCATGTGCCAGAACCAGCTGGATAATTGGGGTCGCTGGCCAAGCTCTTCCAGCCCCTCTTCGCCCCTGGACAACCGCTCCGCCGTGGGCAGCCCCGCCAGCTGGCAGGAAGGACGGGCAGGAGAGCCGGGCGGCGTGGGTCACAGCAGCCCGGCCCACCGCACGGAGGAGATCCAGTACGGCATGACCAGCCAGCAGCCTCAGGGGCAGACCAGGGGCCGCTCCTACTCTTCGTCGTCCTCGTCAGGAGGCCCTTTGCCCAGCCCGCTGCAAGTCCACTACTCAAACCACCACGCCGCCAGCTCCTCCCACGCTCAGCCGCGCAAGTCCGGCTCGGCCCGGACCGGTCCCCCCCAGCCCCAGGTCAGCCATGGCCACACCGAGCGCCGCCAGCAGGCCCTCTCCGAGTGGTACCACAACCAGGCCCCCGAGCGCTCAGGCCGCAACATGCAGAGCCGCCACCGCAGCTTCTCTCAGGACCGGCTCAGTGATtcgaggaggcagcagcagcagcggtcgGGCGGGTGGCCGCACAGCGCCTCCCAGGACACGCTGCTGTTACTGCAGCAGTCGGGACCGGGGCCGCAGGGAGAGCCCTACTGGTCGTACGGAGATTGGGAGGGGGCCCCGGGCAGGGCCACTAACTACACCCGAACGCGCTCCGAAAACCTGCTGGCGCAGTACGGTGGCCACGGCCGCTCGTTGGAGACGCTGGACCGAGCGGCAGCCGGACTGGTCTCGCCTCATTTCGAGAGGCCCTCGTGGCCCCAGCAGGCTCCGCAGCCGCCCCCCAGGACTGACGCCCACCCGAGGCAGGGGAACCATTACGGTGCGGCGCAAGCTCCCCCGATGCCCCGACACACACCGTCGCATTCTAAACACCACCCCCAGACTCAAACCCAGGCCCACCACCAGGCTCAGTCCCAGCAGGTGGCCCCGCAGAGCAGGCGGCTCCCGACTGGGCAGAGCATGGACGACCAGCCGGTGGGCTACCGCAGCTACAGCCCCTCTTTTTACCGCAAGACGGGTCGCATCATGCAGCAAGCGCACTCTTTCAGGGACCCTTCGTACTCCGGCCCTCACATGAACTGGAACCCAACGCCTAAGACGAGCCCACCAGAAGGCACCGCGTCCCCCCTCGCCGCCTCTGCCGCGTCCCACCTCGCCTCTTCCACCCCCGAATCCCAGGACAAAGCGTACCGGCCGACGAACCACGAGAGGGAACGAGGGCCGGTGGAGGGGCaagcggaggcggcggcggcggcacaaACCCAGGAAGTGGTGCTGAGGCAGAAACCCCCCACCGGGCGAAGGAACGCCCACGGCATGCGTCACCCCCACTACGCGCTGCCCATGGACGGGCTAGAACCCTCTTTGTTTTCGCCTGACCCCCAGGACGCGGCTACGGCCCCGGGAGCCCCACGGAAACCCAATGGCaacctcgcccccctccccatagAGGACGACTCCCTGGCCTCGATCCCCTTCATAG CCATCCCCACCGAGCGCTCCAAGTCGTGTGACGAAGGACTCAACACGTTCAGAGAGGAAGGACGAGTCTTCAC GAGGCTACCAAAGAGAGTGAAGAGTTTCTTCACAGATGGG TCTCTGGACAACCTCGGTACAGCGGAGGAGGTTAGATCCAAACGCCACTCCACCTCAGAGCTGGGAAACATAACGTACAGCGATGTGCTGCGGGAAGGATGGCTGCACTTCAAACAAATCCTCACGGAGAAGGGCAAG AAGGTGGGCAGCGGAATGCGTCCGTGGAAGCGAGTCTTTTCCGTGCTGCGCTCCAATTCGCTGTTCCTCTACAAGGACAAGAGGGAGGCGGTGCTCCGCGGGGCCGCGGTCGGGGGCGCGGCCGAGGACGAGCAGCCCATCAGCATCCGGGGCTGCCTGGTGGACATCGCGTACAGCGAGACCAAGCGAAAGCACGCCCTGCGCCTCACCACCCAGGACTTCTGTGAGTACCTGCTTCAGGCCGAGGACCGGGAGGACATGCTGGACTGGATAAAGGTCATAAGGGAGAACAGCAAGACTGACAGCGAG GAGCTCGGTTTATCCAGACAGGCCCTGATCAATAAGAGGCTGAATGATTACAGGAAGCAGAG TCCGACGGGCAGCAAGCCCGACTCCTCTCCCAGGATGTCCCGCATGAAGCCGCCCTTCCTGCAGGCCAAGATGGAAAACGCCACGGGGGCACCACGTTCCCCCAAACAGGAGGGCAAAG ATGAGAGCGCCCCCCCGAAGTCCCCGTGGGGAATCAACATCatgaagaagacaaagaaggCCGGGCCCAAAGCTTTCGGCGTGCGGCTGGAGGATTGCCAGCCGGGCGTGATAAACAAG TTCATCCCGTTGATCGTGGAGATCTGCTGCGGCCTGGTGGAGGACATGGGTCTGGAGTACACAGGAATATACCGGGTCCCGGGGAACAACGCCATGGTGTCGGCGCTCCAGGATCAGCTCAACAAGGGATGCGACATCAACCCCGCAGAGGAA AAGTGGCAAGACCTCAACGTCGTCAGCAGTCTACTCAAATCCTTCTTCAGGAAACTTCCAGAGCCGCTCTTCACTAACG ACAAGTACAACGACTTCATCGACGCCAACCGGATGGACAGCACATCAGACAGACTGAAGACCATGAAGAAACTG ATCCGAGACCTCCCAGATTATTATTACCACACTCTGAAGTTCCTGGTTGTTCACCTGAAGACCGTAGCCGACAGCTCGGATAAAAACAAG aTGGAGCCCCGTAACCTGGCTCTGGTGTTCGGGCCGACTCTGGTTCGGACGTCTGAAGACAACATGAAAGATATGGTCACGCACATGCCCGACCGCTACAAGATAGTTGAGACGCTCATCCAACAT TGCAACTGGTTTTTCACTGAAGAGCAAGACAAGGACGAAAAG ACGCCGGTGGACACGCAGGACGTGCAGCCCGCCCCCAACATCGACCACCTGCTGCCCAACATCGGCAGGACCGGGGAGGCCTCAG ACTCAACCAACAGTGACTCGGCTAAATCAAAG GGCTCTTGGGGGTCAAAGAAGGACCTTTCACCCAAAGACTTCTTGACTCTGTCCATCATGTCGGCCGTTACGGGCCGCAAACGCAGGAAGCACGCCCGCCGCTTTGGTAGCAGCACCGATGACGACTCCGAGCACGAGCCAATCAAAGCCGGACATGtaggggcggaggaggaggaggaggaggaggcgggctcCCCTTTGGGAGACACTGCCCCCCGagcggagggagaggaggacgaggatgaagaagaagaggaagacgaggaagtTGTTGACAGCGGAGCGAAAGAGGAGATGCAGGCGGATATTCCCGGCCGGCCGCGCcgtgaagacgaggaggagggaggcgaggaggaggcaggaggaagaCCACCAGCCGCGTTGTTGCGCGAGGAGGAGGCgcgggtggaggtgaaggcTCCGGCGTGGAAAGCCCCGGAGGACGCTCGCTCCATCGTCTCCGGTTACTCCACGCTCTCCACGTTGGGCCGCAGCCTGGGGTCGGAGGGCAGGGGGGGCGACGCCGACGACGAGCACAGCGAGCTGGTGAGCGAGACGGACAACGAGAGCGGCTTCGCCTCGCGCTCCCTCACCCAGGAGAGGCCCGACAAGCACCCGGCGGCGTCCGACAAGCACCCGGCGGCGCCCGCCAACGCCCAGGCGGCCCCGCGCAGCTTCCTCTACACGCGCTACAaatcccccgtcccctcccccgGCAACCTGCTCGCCACGCCGGCCGCGCCCACGCCGGAGGCGGCGGATCGGGGCGAGGGAGGGGCGCGGTCGGTCACTCCcacgtcgtcgtcctcctccgccaCAACTCACAGGCTGCACTCCAGGCCGTCCTTCAACTCCCACAAGCTGATCCAGTGCGACACTCTGGCCCGGAAGAAGCTGAAGTCGGAGAAGGGCAAGGCGCGCTCCCCGGACCTGCCGGAGCTGTCCGGCGCCGACGGGGCCGTCCCCGGGGCCCGCGGCGCCCccaaagggaggagggagagctcTAGGACCAACCCCTCCTCGGGCAGCAGCCAGGAGAGCCTGGCCCGGCCCAAGCCCTCGCTGCCGCCCAGCGAGGCCGCCTCCTTCGCCCCGAGCGGCCCCGGCGGCCGGTCCCTGGCGGAGCACGTCCGGGCCCGCCTGATGGGCTCGGCCGACGACCTGCGCATCGTGGGACTGCGGAAGCCTCTGTCCCCGGAGACGCGCAGGAAGAGACGGGCCTGGCGCAGACACACCGTGGTGGCCTCGCCGACGGAGGTCTCTGACAAGAGACCCCAGCTGACTGTCAGCGacttccccctctcccccatcaCTCAGAGCCAGGTGAAAACTGCGGGGCCGCCGCGGGAGTCCGACGGGCTCGACCAAGGACCGGCGGCACGCCACTCGTCCACCTCGAGATTCCACCAGTATCTGTGA